A stretch of DNA from Candidatus Fonsibacter ubiquis:
CTTGTTATAACTATAAGTTTATTAATTTTTTTAAGCACTTCAATGCTATCTAATAAACTCTTCTTTTCTACTAATTCATTTATTTCATTTTCATTTCCAATTAGAATATTTAAATCATTTTTAAGCAATTTTAAAAAATCCTCCCTATGTCTAGTAACGCAAAAAATATCAGATAAACTCATTGCAATTTTAATATCATTTTTTTTGGCAATATTAATGACGTGTTTAAACATTTCTTCACTCATTCCTTTATCCCAAAGATAGCCCTCTAAGAAAATAATTTCATGATCTTTAATGTGATCTTCAATAATATCATCTTTTGTCAGCTGCGATGAAATACCAAGATAGGTACACATAGTTCTTTCAGAGTCCGGTGTAATAAAAATTATAGAGGCACCGGTAGATAAATTTTCATTCTTTTCGATATAATGAAAATCTACTTTTATTTTTTCAAGGCTTTTTTTATAAATTTTTCCAAACTCGTCAGAGTTAATTTTACCAATAAATGATGGATTTCCTCCAAGATAAGCGATGCCAGCCATAGTATTTGCAACAGAGCCGCCTGCTTCAATTTTTTCAATCTTAATTTCACTTTTTAAATTCTCGAATTCTTTTTTTTCAAGAAGTTTCATTGAACCTTTGGTGAGATTACTTTTTAATAGAAAATCATCATCTACTTTTACAAACACATCTACAATAGCATTGCCAATGCCAAGAATTTTTTTAGACATTTTTATCTTTATATAGACATATTTTATTAATTACACATTTTGTACAAACTGGATTTCTGGATTTACAGACATATCTTCCATGCAAAAGGATTAAATGGTGGGCCTTCTTTAGGAATTTGTTTGGTAAAATTTTTAACAGCTGTTCTTCTACTTGATTTGGACTTTTACCATTTGTTAAACCCGTTCTGTTACTCACTCTAAATACGTGTGTGTCCACTGCTATGGTCGGTTTATTAAAAGCAGCGTTTAATACAACATTTGCTGTTTTTCTACCAACGCCGGGAAGATTTATTAAATCATCAAAATTATTTGGAACTTTACTTTGATATTTTTCAACTAAGATTTTTGAAAGATTATATAAGTTTTTAGCTTTCATATTAAAAAGCCCAATACTTTTAATCATTCTTTTTATTTTTGTAATTCCAAGATCAGCAAAATGCTTGGGTGTATAATATTTTTTATAAATATCTTTTGTGACATTATTAACATTTGTGTCCGTGCATTGAGCTGAGAGAACAACAGAAGTTAAGAGTGTAAATTGATTTCTATACTTAAGTGAAGTTTCAGGATTTTTAATAGATTGATTTAAAAATCTAATAAGTTTTAAGGCCTGTGATTTATTTAACTCCATTAAAAAAGATAAGAATTGTATTTATTTAAGATTAAACATGTCCTGCATATTAAATAAGCCTTTATTTTTTTTACTTATCCATATAGCAGCATTTAATGCTCCATCGGCAAATAACTCTCTTGAAAAAGCAGTATGTTTTAACTCAATATTTTCAATTTTGTTATTATAAATAACTGAGTGTTTGCCAACAGTTTTGCCTTTTCGTGTAATAAAAAAATTAACCTTACTATTTTGAAGATCTCCTTTTTTATTTAAATAAAGTTTCCCTTTTAATTTATCTAAATTTTTATCTTTACCTTTTGCAACAGCATTTGCTAGCATTAGAGCGGTGCCCGATGGATAATCTATTTTTGCTTGATGATGATTATCTGAAATCCCGATTTGATAATTATTTGGGATTTTTTTTGATAAAATTTTTGTTATATATTCAAGTAAATTTATTCCTAAACTCATATTGCCTGATTTAAATATAGCAATTTTTTTTGAGTAGTTTTTTATAATATTTTCATCTTTTTTTGTAAAACCCGTTGTACCAATGACAACTTTTTTCTTTAATTTTTTAGCAAAATTTAAAATTTCAATTGAAGATTTTGGTCTTGAAAAGTCGATGATAACATCAGTTTCTTTAAAAGCTTCTAAGTTATTACTTTGTATTTTGATGCCTTTAATTTTTTTTCCATCTTTTAAGTCAGTTAAACTGATGAGTTTAAAATTTTTATTTTTAGATATTCGATTAATTAATATCCGACCCATGCGTCCAAGAGCCCCAGTAATGGTGACATTAATTTTTTTCATTTAAAGGTTAAGTATTTAAAAAATTTTCTCTTTGCATTAATTTATAATAAATTTTTTCAAGATTTTTCACATAAATTTTAGGATTAAATACATGACTTTTATCAATATTATTTTTTAAATTAATTTTTATATTTTTTAAGATGTCAGGGCTAGATGCAACTTCAAGAATTTTTTCTTCGTACTCTAATAGATTGTGTGTAATCATCTCCTTCATATTTAAATTATATAGAATGCTTCCGCCAACCCTGCTTGCAAAAGATTTTCCAGTTAATGTTATCACGGGTGTTCCTTCATATAAACTTTCGCAGAGCGTTGTGTGGCCATTATAAGGGAAAGTATCAAGGAATATATCCATTAATTTGTAAGTTTTAAGATGTTCTTCAATTGGTAATTTTTTTCTAAATACTAATCTTGAAGGATCAATATTTTCTTTACAGGCGCTAGCTAAAAGATTATTTTTAAATTCTAGATTATGTTCAATTAGCCATAAAACGCTATTCGGAATTTTTTTTAAAATTTTCGTCCAGACATTAAAAATATTTTCATTAATTTTGCTAGGATGATTAAAGCAGCCAAAAATTAATTTATTTTCATTTAATAAAAAAATTTCTTTAGTCATTTTATTCTTATTTTCACTATGTTTAGAAACATAATGCGTTCTATAGCATCCAGGTAAATTTAGTATTTTTTCTGAATAAAATTTATTAAACTCATCAGTAATTAAATACTCATCTGCAATAATGTAATCAAGATTTTTAATCCCTGAGGATCCAGGGTAACCTAAATAACTAATTTGTATTGGAGCGAGTCTTTTTGAAAAACAATTAGACCGGTTAAATTCAGTAAACCCATTAAGATCAATAGCAATATCAATTTTTCTCTCTCTTGATAGTAGAACTATTTGCTCATCACTTAATTGTTCAGCATCAATAAAATCATTACAGTTTTCTTTAATATTATTTCTATAATTTAGGTCTTTAGAACTTTTAAACGAAAATACTGTAATTATAAAATTATTTTTATCATGAAATTTTAAGATTTCTGAAATTAAAAAGTACATTACGTGCAATCTAATATCAGCAGTATAATAACCTATATGTATTTTTTTATTATCATTTTTTTTTAATTTTAGTTTTGTTGAAATATCGAAATTATTAGTTTTTATATAATTATTAAGATTTTTTTGTTGTAGTTCTAAATTATCATTCCAGTACATTAGCCATAATGGTTCAATGGTTATATTTTCTTCTATCGTTTTTTCAAAAAGATTATTAATTTTTTTTAAATTATCCCAGTCACAAACCTGACTTAAAGAAAAATAAATATTACCGATAAGAAATTTAAATTTAAATTTTTGAGCGGTTTTCATAGCTATTTTATAGCTACTTACTGCTTCATAATAATTTTTTAACTTAAAAAAACAATCCCCACGAGCGCTATAAGCGTCTGCAAAATTTTTTTTATAATTAATTGATAAATTAAAATCCTTTAAAGCAAATTCAAATTGATTAGTTTCAAATGAGACCAAACCTCTGTTATAATAAGCTTCGGCGTAGTCTAATTTTAATTTAATTGCATCGCATGCATCATCGTAAGCTCTTTTAAATTCTTTTCGTAAACGATATACAATACTTCTGTTATTATAAGCTTCTGCATAATTAGATTTTAATTCTAAGGCTTTACAATAGTTTTCTATAGATTTTTCATAGTCTTTTAAATTCCTATAAGCTACGCCAAGATTATTGTACCCTTCAGCATAATCATGTTTTAACTCAACAGCTTTATCATAGGCATCCAAAGATTCTTTATGCTTGTTTAGCTCTCTCAAAACAACACCTAGATTATTAAAGGTAGAATGGCTTTTAGGGTCAAGTTTAATTGCTTTTCTTATGAAACCTTCCGCATTATTGTAATTTTGAAGTTGAATTTCTAATGCTCCTAATAAATGATTTGCTAAAAAATTATCAGGATCTGTTAAAAGAATATCTTGGTATATTTTCTTTGCATCATTTAATTTTCCGCCTAAATGAAGTGATTTACCTTTTTCTAATTTATAAGATATCGACACGTAAAATAGATTTGTAAATTTTAATTATTAAATAATTTAAATATAGTCTGAATTTAAAAAATTTTAAATAGTGACAATAAATCAATTATGTCAGTCTTAAAAATTAATCTCCACTCCAAAACTTTTTAGCTTTATTAAAAAAATTTTTTATTTCAGAGTTATTATCTAAATCTTCTAAAGATTTAAATTTTAGGAGCAAGTCTTTTTGTTCTTTGCTTAAAGACTCTGGAATTATCACATTAGTTTCAAGGTAAAGATCGCCAAAATCATTTTCTCTTAAAATGGGCATTCCTTTGCCCTTTAATCTAAATTGTTTTCCAGATTGAGTTCCTTCTGGGATTTTAACCTTTGATTTTCCACCATCAATGGTTGGAACTTCAATTTCAGCACCAAGTGCCGCATCAGTCATAGAAATAGGGAGTTTATAGTATAAATTTTCTTCTGATCTCTGAAAAATTTTATGTTTTTGAACATTAATTAAAACATATAGATCTCCATTGGATCCCCCTCTGTAACCCGCATCACCTTTTCCAGATAATCTCATTTGTGTGCCATCATCAACTCCCTTTGGAATTTGAATGGATAGATTTTTTTTAGTTTTAACTGCGCCAGATCCTCTGCAATCTTTACAAGGATTTGATAACATTTCTCCATCTCCACCGCAGTCAGGACAAGTTTGTTGAAGTGTAAAAAAGCCTTGCTGTGTTCTAACTTTTCCATAGCCGTCGCAAGTTGAGCATTTTTTTGGTTTTGAGCCAGGTTCAGCTCCACTACCAGAACACTTTTCACATTTTTCGTTTGATGATAAATTTATGGTTTGTTTTTTTCCAAAATAAGCCTCTTCTAAACTAACCTCTAAATTAATTTTTAAATCTGATCCTCTATTAGATCTTGATTTTTTAGATCGCCCTCCGCCTCGACCAGAGCCCATAAAGTCTCCAAAAAAATCATCAAAGATGTCAGAAAATCCCCCAGTTTCAAATCCACCAAAATCAAATCCACCTGTACCTCCGCCCCCGCCTTCAAAGGCAGAATGGCCAAACTGATCGTAGGAAGATTTTTTTTTAGGATCCGATAGTACTTGATAAGCTTCGGAGGCCTCTTTAAATTTGGATTCTGCAGTTTTATCACCTTGATTTCGATCAGGGTGATGTTTCATTGCTAAAGTTCTGTATGCTTTTTTTATTTCTTCAGGAGATGCTTTTTTATTTATGCCAAGAATATCATAGTAGTCCTTTTTAGGCATATTAAACCAGGTTCAAAAGCTAATGAATGATTAGCCTGTTTTTTTGTTATCGTCTTTTACTTCTTCAAACTCTGCATCAACGACATCTTTTTTGTCCTCTGGTTTAGCATCACCTTTATTATCCTCAGGTTTTTCTTGCTGAGCTTTATAAATTGCCTCACCTAGTTTCATAGAAGAAGTCATGAGTTGCTGAGTTTTAGTCTTAATATCTTCAGTTTTGTCAGTTTTAATCGCTTCTTTTAAATCTTCCATATCTTTTTCAATTGTTTTTTTATCTGTTTCAGAAATTTTGCTTCCATGTTCTTTTAAACTTTGTTCAGTCGAGGCAATTAAAGAGTCTGCGTGATTTTTTGCATCTACCTCTTCTCTTTTCTTTTTATCAGCTTCTTTATTAGCTTCTGCCTCTTTAACCATTTTTTGAATTTCTTCATCGGTTAATCCGCCCGATGCTTGAATTTGAATCTTTTGCTCTTTTCCAGTTCCTTTGTCTTTTGCTGAAACGTTTACAATTCCGTTTGCATCAATATCAAAGGTTACTTCAATTTGAGGAACTCCCCTTGGAGCAGGTGCAATTCCAGTTAATTCAAAATTACCAAGTAATTTATTATCATTTGCCATTTCTCTTTCTCCTTGGAAAACTCTAATGGTCACCGCTGGCTGATTATTTTCTGCAGTTGAGAATACTTGGCTTTTTTTAGTTGGGATGGTTGTGTTTTTATCAATTAATCTTGTAAATACTCCACCTAAAGTTTCAATACCTAAGGATAAAGGAGTGACATCAAGAAGGAGCACATCTTTTACATCTCCTTGCAATACTCCCGCTTGAACAGCTGCACCTAAGGCAACAACCTCGTCAGGATTAACACTTTGATTTGGTTCTTTGCCAAAGAAATTTTTTACAGTTTCAACAACTTTTGGCATTCTTGTCATTCCACCAACAAGAATAACCTCATTAATTTCAGATGCTGTGTAGCCGGAATCTTTTAGTGCAATTTTGCAAGGCTCAATTGTCTTTTCAATTAATTTTGCAGTTAAAGCTTCTAATTTTGCTCTTGTGATTTTCATGTTAACATGTTTTGGACCAGTTTTGTCTGCAGTAATGAATGGTAAATTTACCTCTGTCTGTGCAGAAGAGGATAATTCAATTTTAGCTTTTTCAGCAGCTTCCCTAATTCTTTGCAAAGCTAACTTATCAGTTTTTAAATTAATGCCGCTTTCTTTTTTAAATTCTTCAATAATATAATCAGTAACAACCGCATCAAAATCATCGCCACCTAAAGAAGTATTTCCATTTGTAGATTTAACTTCAAAAACTCCATCGCCTAACTCAAGAACAGATATATCAAAGGTTCCGCCACCCAAATCATATACAGCGATAGTTTTTGCTTTTTTCTTATCAAGTCCGTAAGCAAGAGCTGCTGCAGTTGGTTCATTTATAATTCTTAAAACTTCAAGACCTGCAATTTTTCCAGCATCTTTAGTTGCTTGTCTTTGTGCATCATTAAAATAAGCTGGAACTGTAATTACAGCTTGCTTTACTTCACTGCCTAAATATTTTTCAGCAGACTCTTTCATCTTCATTAAAACAAATGCAGATATCTGACTTGGTGAATATTTTTTATCACGAGACTGAACCCAGGCATCAGTGCCGTTATCGGATTTTATAACTTTGTAGGGAAGTCCTTGGATATCTTTTTTTAAATTAGAATCATCAAAACTTTTACCAATTAATCTTTTGACCGAAAAAAAAGTATTTTCAGGATTTGTAACTGCCTGTCTTTTTGCAGGAAGACCAACTAATTTTTCTCCAGCTTCTGTGAATGCAACAATTGATGGTGTTGTTCGAACTCCCTCAGCATTTTCTAATACTTTTGGCTGCGCACCATCCATAATGGCAACACATGAGTTTGTTGTTCCAAGATCTATTCCAATTATTTTTGACATAAAATTCTATTTTTTATTAATTTGTTAAACCTATGTGGTGTTTAATTTAAAGATTACAACCTTTAAGGCTAAATTTTTTTAACTTAAAAACCCTTAATTTATTTGACTTTATTGCCTTATGAGTTGGTAGTGGCCTTTTTTTTCGAGATGGATACAAGGGCTGGCCTTAAAAGACGATCGTTTAACATATAACCCTTTTGAATCTCATTAATCACCATTCCATCTTCCTGTTCGCTTTCAACTTCGTTTAACGCTTGATGAAAATTAGGATCAAATTTTTTACCAATAGATTCAAAGGACTTAATACCATTTTTATCAAAGCTATTAATTAATTCTTTTTCAATAAGTTCTATGCCTAACATTGTATCTTTAAATTCATCTGATTTAAATTTAGGATTATCTTTAAATAAACCAAAAGCTCTTTCTAAATTGTCAGCAAGATTTAAAATCTC
This window harbors:
- a CDS encoding adenosine kinase, whose protein sequence is MSKKILGIGNAIVDVFVKVDDDFLLKSNLTKGSMKLLEKKEFENLKSEIKIEKIEAGGSVANTMAGIAYLGGNPSFIGKINSDEFGKIYKKSLEKIKVDFHYIEKNENLSTGASIIFITPDSERTMCTYLGISSQLTKDDIIEDHIKDHEIIFLEGYLWDKGMSEEMFKHVINIAKKNDIKIAMSLSDIFCVTRHREDFLKLLKNDLNILIGNENEINELVEKKSLLDSIEVLKKINKLIVITRSQNGSLAILNNKIINCKSINVKKVLDVTGAGDLFASGFLKEYLDHSDIKKCLERGSEIAAKIIQKVGARI
- the nth gene encoding endonuclease III, which encodes MELNKSQALKLIRFLNQSIKNPETSLKYRNQFTLLTSVVLSAQCTDTNVNNVTKDIYKKYYTPKHFADLGITKIKRMIKSIGLFNMKAKNLYNLSKILVEKYQSKVPNNFDDLINLPGVGRKTANVVLNAAFNKPTIAVDTHVFRVSNRTGLTNGKSPNQVEEQLLKILPNKFLKKAHHLILLHGRYVCKSRNPVCTKCVINKICLYKDKNV
- the dapB gene encoding 4-hydroxy-tetrahydrodipicolinate reductase, coding for MKKINVTITGALGRMGRILINRISKNKNFKLISLTDLKDGKKIKGIKIQSNNLEAFKETDVIIDFSRPKSSIEILNFAKKLKKKVVIGTTGFTKKDENIIKNYSKKIAIFKSGNMSLGINLLEYITKILSKKIPNNYQIGISDNHHQAKIDYPSGTALMLANAVAKGKDKNLDKLKGKLYLNKKGDLQNSKVNFFITRKGKTVGKHSVIYNNKIENIELKHTAFSRELFADGALNAAIWISKKNKGLFNMQDMFNLK
- a CDS encoding tetratricopeptide repeat protein, which translates into the protein MSISYKLEKGKSLHLGGKLNDAKKIYQDILLTDPDNFLANHLLGALEIQLQNYNNAEGFIRKAIKLDPKSHSTFNNLGVVLRELNKHKESLDAYDKAVELKHDYAEGYNNLGVAYRNLKDYEKSIENYCKALELKSNYAEAYNNRSIVYRLRKEFKRAYDDACDAIKLKLDYAEAYYNRGLVSFETNQFEFALKDFNLSINYKKNFADAYSARGDCFFKLKNYYEAVSSYKIAMKTAQKFKFKFLIGNIYFSLSQVCDWDNLKKINNLFEKTIEENITIEPLWLMYWNDNLELQQKNLNNYIKTNNFDISTKLKLKKNDNKKIHIGYYTADIRLHVMYFLISEILKFHDKNNFIITVFSFKSSKDLNYRNNIKENCNDFIDAEQLSDEQIVLLSRERKIDIAIDLNGFTEFNRSNCFSKRLAPIQISYLGYPGSSGIKNLDYIIADEYLITDEFNKFYSEKILNLPGCYRTHYVSKHSENKNKMTKEIFLLNENKLIFGCFNHPSKINENIFNVWTKILKKIPNSVLWLIEHNLEFKNNLLASACKENIDPSRLVFRKKLPIEEHLKTYKLMDIFLDTFPYNGHTTLCESLYEGTPVITLTGKSFASRVGGSILYNLNMKEMITHNLLEYEEKILEVASSPDILKNIKINLKNNIDKSHVFNPKIYVKNLEKIYYKLMQRENFLNT
- the dnaJ gene encoding molecular chaperone DnaJ, with translation MPKKDYYDILGINKKASPEEIKKAYRTLAMKHHPDRNQGDKTAESKFKEASEAYQVLSDPKKKSSYDQFGHSAFEGGGGGTGGFDFGGFETGGFSDIFDDFFGDFMGSGRGGGRSKKSRSNRGSDLKINLEVSLEEAYFGKKQTINLSSNEKCEKCSGSGAEPGSKPKKCSTCDGYGKVRTQQGFFTLQQTCPDCGGDGEMLSNPCKDCRGSGAVKTKKNLSIQIPKGVDDGTQMRLSGKGDAGYRGGSNGDLYVLINVQKHKIFQRSEENLYYKLPISMTDAALGAEIEVPTIDGGKSKVKIPEGTQSGKQFRLKGKGMPILRENDFGDLYLETNVIIPESLSKEQKDLLLKFKSLEDLDNNSEIKNFFNKAKKFWSGD
- the dnaK gene encoding molecular chaperone DnaK, encoding MSKIIGIDLGTTNSCVAIMDGAQPKVLENAEGVRTTPSIVAFTEAGEKLVGLPAKRQAVTNPENTFFSVKRLIGKSFDDSNLKKDIQGLPYKVIKSDNGTDAWVQSRDKKYSPSQISAFVLMKMKESAEKYLGSEVKQAVITVPAYFNDAQRQATKDAGKIAGLEVLRIINEPTAAALAYGLDKKKAKTIAVYDLGGGTFDISVLELGDGVFEVKSTNGNTSLGGDDFDAVVTDYIIEEFKKESGINLKTDKLALQRIREAAEKAKIELSSSAQTEVNLPFITADKTGPKHVNMKITRAKLEALTAKLIEKTIEPCKIALKDSGYTASEINEVILVGGMTRMPKVVETVKNFFGKEPNQSVNPDEVVALGAAVQAGVLQGDVKDVLLLDVTPLSLGIETLGGVFTRLIDKNTTIPTKKSQVFSTAENNQPAVTIRVFQGEREMANDNKLLGNFELTGIAPAPRGVPQIEVTFDIDANGIVNVSAKDKGTGKEQKIQIQASGGLTDEEIQKMVKEAEANKEADKKKREEVDAKNHADSLIASTEQSLKEHGSKISETDKKTIEKDMEDLKEAIKTDKTEDIKTKTQQLMTSSMKLGEAIYKAQQEKPEDNKGDAKPEDKKDVVDAEFEEVKDDNKKTG
- a CDS encoding nucleotide exchange factor GrpE, with protein sequence MNNKEETTPIKDQDTKIDSQENNGTELNFEKNLENNNEDNLENNLEKKIEELNDKLLRSLAENQNLRKIHEKEREDLIKYSSSSFAREILNLADNLERAFGLFKDNPKFKSDEFKDTMLGIELIEKELINSFDKNGIKSFESIGKKFDPNFHQALNEVESEQEDGMVINEIQKGYMLNDRLLRPALVSISKKKATTNS